From Vanessa cardui chromosome 11, ilVanCard2.1, whole genome shotgun sequence, the proteins below share one genomic window:
- the LOC124533923 gene encoding serine/threonine-protein kinase tousled-like 2 isoform X5: MHDYKSGTNVNHIGLLSSLSKRSSHSDKEVDALTPEKSAAMRGSNAVPGSALVPPSGATPTIAMPERKRKRKGEEGVGGGGGGGGKQRHNSSDKNIREYFSKHPSSSPVRHAGAKSPSPQGANYPMYPPSPSSLLPSGADFLRSASQQRPHSSVKQIQTELTCQRIQELETQASSDLEVRNNRIEELTRSNEELKHQVQAQSKVIDQHKSHINKCIEVVKKLLNEKSTIEKKEARQRCMQNRLRLGQFVTQRVGATFQENWTDGYAFQELTRRQEEITAEKEEIDRQKKLLSKKRPSNNEGGGGRGKRTSSVSAPATPQPQPLHNGTDAPTFLKPDPLPSMTWQEYYEADEILKLRQSALKKEDTDLQLEMEKLERERNLHIRELKRIHNEDQSRFSQHPVLSDRYLLLMLLGKGGFSEVHKAFDLREQRYTACKVHQLNKDWKEDKKANYIKHALREYNIHKALDHPRIVKLYDVFEIDGNSFCTVLEYCNGHDLDFYLKQHKTIPEREARSIVMQVVSALKYLNEIKPPVIHYDLKPGNILLTEGNVCGEIKITDFGLSKVMDEENYNPDHGMDLTSQGAGTYWYLPPECFVVGKNPPKISSKVDVWSVGVIFYQCLYGKKPFGHNQSQATILEENTILKATEVQFANKPTVSNEAKSFIRACLAYRKEERIDVFGLARHEYLQPPMPKPRGAAGAGAGAGGAGGAGGAAGAGAAPAAFSAGLFAAGSSS, encoded by the exons ATGCATGACTATAAAAGTGGAACTAACGTGAACCACATCGGTCTGCTCAGCTCTTTGTCGAAAA GGTCTTCGCATAGTGACAAAGAAGTGGATGCCTTGACTCCTGAAAAATCTGCCGCTATGCGAGGTTCAAATGCAGTCCCCGGCAGTGCTCTTGTGCCACCGAGTGGTGCCACACCTACTATAGCAATGCCAGAGAGAAAGAGGAAACGAAAAG GGGAAGAAGGTGTAGGCGGTGGTGGAGGAGGTGGTGGTAAACAGAGGCACAATTCATCAGATAAAAATATTCGAGAATATTTTTCTAAGCACCCCTCATCCAGTCCTGTTCGGCATGCTGGAGCTAAGTCACCTTCACCGCAGGGCGCTAACTATCCtatg tacCCACCGTCACCTTCATCATTACTACCTTCGGGAGCTGACTTTTTACGTTCCGCCTCACAACAGCGACCTCACTCTTCTGTAAAACAG ATTCAAACAGAACTGACATGTCAGAGGATACAAGAGTTAGAAACTCAAGCTTCATCTGACTTAGAAGTAAGAAACAATAGAATAGAAGAATTAACAAGAAGTAATGAAGAGTTAAAACATCAAGTTCAAGCACAGAGCAAG GTTATAGATCAGCATAAGTCacatataaacaaatgtatagAAGTGGTAAAGAAATTGTTAAATGAGAAAAGTACTATTGAAAAAAAGGAAGCTCGGCAGAGATGTATGCAAAATAGATTAAGGCTTGGACAGTTTGTTACACAGCGTGTCGGTGCTACTTTTCAAGAGAACTGGACTGATGGATATGCATTTCAAGAACTTACGAg GCGGCAGGAAGAAATAACAGCAGAAAAAGAGGAGATTGATAGGCAGAAAAAGTTATTGTCAAAGAAGCGGCCGTCAAATAACGAAGGTGGGGGCGGACGAGGCAAGCGAACGTCCAGCGTGTCTGCACCCGCCACGCCGCAGCCGCAGCCGCTGCACAACGGCACGGATGCGCCCACCTTCCTCAAACCCGACCCGCTGCCCAGTATGACGTGGCAGGAGTACTATGAGGCTGATGAGATATTAAAG TTGAGGCAAAGTGccttaaaaaaagaagatactGATTTGCAGCTAGAAATGGAAAAattagaaagagaaagaaatcTACATATTCGAGAATTAAAGCGGATACATAATGAAGACCAAAGCCGTTTTTCACAGCATCCTGTGCTCTCTGATAg ATATTTGCTGCTAATGCTATTGGGCAAAGGTGGATTTAGTGAAGTTCATAAAGCATTTGATCTCCGGGAGCAGCGTTACACTGCCTGCAAGGTTCATCAGCTTAACAAAGACTGGAAAGAGGACAAAAAGGCCAACTACATCAA ACATGCACTTCGGGAGTACAATATACATAAGGCACTAGACCACCCTCGGATTGTTAAACTTTATGATGTGTTTGAAATAGATGGAAATTCGTTTTGTACAGTTCTCGAATACTGCAATGGACATGATCTCGATTTCTATCTCAAGCag cATAAGACAATACCAGAGCGTGAGGCAAGGTCTATTGTGATGCAAGTAGTGTCAGCTCTTAAGTACCTGAACGAGATTAAGCCGCCCGTGATACATTATGACCTAAAGCCTGGTAATATTCTGCTGACGGAAGGTAATGTTTGCGGCGAGATCAAGATCACAGATTTTGGTCTCTCCAAGGTGATGGATGAGGAGAACTACAATCCTGACCATGGAATGGACCTCACCAGCCAAGGTGCAGGCACTTATTG GTATTTGCCACCGGAGTGTTTTGTAGTCGGCAAGAACCCACCAAAGATCAGTAGTAAGGTGGATGTTTGGAGTGTAGGTGTTATCTTCTATCAGTGTCTGTACGGCAAAAAGCCTTTTGGACACAACCAGAGCCAGGCAACAATTTTAGaagaaaacactattttaaaggCAACTGAAGTTCAGTTTGCCAACAAACCTACAGTCAGTAATGAGGCTAAG AGCTTCATCCGCGCGTGCTTGGCGTATCGCAAGGAGGAGCGAATCGACGTGTTCGGGCTGGCGCGGCACGAGTACCTGCAGCCGCCCATGCCCAAGccgcgcggcgcggcgggcgcgggcgcgggcgcgggcggcgcggggggcgcgggcggcgcggcgggcgcgggcgcggcgccggCCGCCTTCAGCGCGGGGCTGTTCGCGGCGGGCTCGTCGTCCTag